Genomic DNA from Rhizophagus irregularis chromosome 1, complete sequence:
ataggatagattttaataataaagtgttttgaacattcaactggtgtgactatatagtagaatgtgactataacgggagtgactatagagggagttgactgtatatatttatttatttaaaaataattttagaatatagtatatttagtGTTAAGTTATTGATAATGATTGTAATAATGGTTCtgaaatagtatttttttatttttttattagaaaataaaaaataaactagaTAAactaaattgttattttttattagtatttaattttatatattaaacttcTTGAATATTCATTAagctataatttattataattttattaaataatactttttatttacaaatgcaaaatactatatattgatttataataattttacaaaaattattttaaaataaatattcttattatatttctatttcattatataattgaagaatacatgatattttttttttgatttttaaaaaaatgttttttttttataaatttatatatcattattaaaaaaagtattaatttgcttaaaagtaaattaataattctgtaaaaattaatccaatttgctaaaactaaaaaatataacattaaattaaatttaagttaatttgctaaaatttaaattataattttagacaaaatttatacaaatttgtgAAAACTAAATgagttttattagaaatatctgaaattttattttaatttgagtattattaattaattgatttttttttaattaaaatttatattattggattTGACTTAATaagagaattttaataataataaaattgcatttctaaatattaataataactaagttattgtaaaaaatgcattttattatatgttatttatgagctaaattaaaatatttagggATCTAATACATCTAATAAAATAGGATCCagtttactattaaaataggTCACTCTATAGCTTAAAATaaggtttatatataaaactctttaaagattctattataaaaggaaattttatgttatattgttatgattttttcctttttagttaattaaccaatcaaatttaagaaaatcCTAAAGTaagattttatatgaaaatgaaattttcattAGTAACATATTTTAGTAGTTGGCAGGATTCTTCTAAAACATATTTAAGAATTTTGGTAAttggaatattaaaaaagctgtaaaaatttaatgaattatagcTTATTaggattattttgattaaataaacCAAATGGTAGTTAtcttattttctaatattattaatattgatagaaatataattgtttaaagttttcaattattttattatttataattttgttgaataagATATTGAATAGAATATATCTGAaatatatttagaatattaaagttttggtgaaatatgtattatatataatactgcctttttctttttataagaaaatataaaattattataatacttttttattggaaagtaaattaaaaaatcatatattattacaatttgacttatattattaaaagtaatatatgCATCATTTGCACCATTATTTTTAGatcaaaatcaataaattattagaggCATTTTGAAAAAACTGGTGATGTAATATAAGTGATacaattattcattttttttaatttttaggtcATTTTAGCattatattttctataaatattcttCTAGAATTAAAGTCAGTAGTGTAAAGTGGTGTAATCATATAATAGGTAATAGGTCATACTTCTTATATGGATGTgtataataatgataacttTGATGATGGATATTGaccaattaattaaataattttaatatttcaattataaaaattctgtaATTTAATCAATGATATACCATGTTTCAAGCTTTCACAGCtgttatgaaaataaaattttattaaattttccttccgtaattaaataattttagttgaatattatatatactaatcATCTTATCCATTTTTCATTGCAATGAAATGACAATTGCACTAGCACCACCACCACCATTACATACACTGGCTACACCAGTTTTACCATTCTTATTTTGTAATACACTAATTAAAGTACAAATTATTCTTGCACCACTACATCCTAACGGATGACCCATTGCAACAGCACCTCCAAATACATTTACCTTATCTTTACTTAAttcaagtaattttaaatttgccAATGCTACTACTGAAAATGcttcattaatttcaaaataatctaCTTGTGATATTGGAATATTTCCTGCGTGTGCTAATGCTTTTGGAATCGCTAATGAAGGCGATGTTGTAAACTTAGATGGTGtctttttgaaagaaaaagaaattttttaatgtttaaattggttgattaatcaaaataaataaataaataaataaatatatatattacctGAGCAGCATCACCCCATCCATTAATTTTAGCTAAAGTTTTTATACCTAACTCTTTAACTTTTTCACCGCTAATCAAAACAATAGCTGCGGCACCATCACTTAATGGTGAAGAATTTGGTGCGGTCACTGAACCTTTCTCAGTAAAAGCTGGACGAACCGCACGTAACTTATCAACATTAAgctgtaataaaaaaaaaaattaattatttttttattttttcaatcctcaattaaataaaatcatgtaattataaagtttttttacatTTGAAATTTCATCATCTTGAGTAATGACTTTATTAGGCTTTCCCCTGCCTCCAGAAACAGTTACAGGaacaatttcattttcataaacCCCATCGGCAAAAGCCTGTTGTGCACGTTGATAAGAAGAAATTGCGTAATCATcctttaaagaaatatatatgaGCGtgtgttaataaataaataaattattatcattattattaattattttaggaaaaataatttacttgcTCATCACGAGAAAATTTGTATTCATTTGCACATTCTTCAGCTGCCATACCCATAAGATAATTGTTATATACGTCTGTTAACCCATCTTTAACAATACCATCAACAAGAGTTTGGTCTCCATATTTAGATCCAAATCTTGCACTGGGTACATAATAAGGAGTGTTTGTCATTGATTCAGTACCACCTGCAACAACAATCTATTCATATACTTtagttaaaaagaaaaggttttttttttaatgattacaATTAAAACTTACATCAGCGTTACCGGTGATAATTGTTTGAGTACCTAAAATCACGGCCTTCATACCAGATGCACATACTTTATTGACAGTTGTAGCAATCACATTATCAGGAATTCCCGCACCAAGAGCAACTTGTCGAGCAGGATTTTGACctataattaagaaaaaaaattttttttttgaatattcaattataaaaataaagaaaaaagacaaAGAATAAGTtctaatttaaatgattaccAAGGCCGGCTGAAAGAACATTTCCAAAAAAGACTTCTTGAACATTATTAGGTTCAATTTTAGCTTTCTTTAAAGCagctataatataaaaagagaaaattagagttttatattaattatttaagaacCTCGATGATTGATTCGATTCAATTGATTACCTTCAACAGCAATTGAACCTAATTTTACAGCAGAGAGTGATGCTAATGATCCATTAAATCCTCCAAGAGGAGTTCTTGCGATAGCAGCGATATAAACAtctgtcaaaaaaaaaaagatataagagtttatataaattacatattttaatctgaattaaaattgtttgttctatcaaacaataattttttttaaaaaaaattcataccTTTCTGAgtcattttgttaaatatataaatgaattaataaattaaatagaattaaCCAAGAAGTAAAAAATAGAGTTACCTTAATTAACATatcctttatataaaaatttttgtaaatgtTCCACAGGTCGAGATGATGAATCCGATCAAGGTGCGAATAGCCTTCCTTATTAGGATGAAGGTTTTGGAGAATATCAGACCATGCTTAATCATATGAATGCCGATCGCGGTCAAATTAATGTAGCAAATCGGGTCCGAGAGAATGAAAGTTAAGATCATTCCTATATATCCATTCTAAGGAGTATAGCCGAAAAGATAAAAGTTAGTGGTCCGACCATGTGGATTTCATAGATATTTAGATATTTCGTATTTCGTAACTATTAATTACGAATTTGGATTTACAATCCGTGAAATTCAAACTTTTTCTCATTTTTCTTATACAGTACACGAACTGTTCCTAAATACAAAAACcccattttaaataattaaataatttaataacacGAACACTATCCTCGAATCTCTTCATCtctgaaattatgaaaatttgaaagCATTAAGGTTCATAATGCATGCTGTAATCATCCAATAGTTCAATTCTAAATGAAGAAAAcgttaaaatgtttattcTCTTCAAACTTACGTAGGATAGTCGTAGAAATATTACcagttaaaatagttaaaattttctcataatatcataaatcgtccctttatttaaatttttttttctaaattaattaaaataattatataatgcaaataaaataattttatgtttttaaaaagaaaattttttttttagtgaaaataaatttgtcgGGATCGGCTATCTGTATATCCGGTCCATGAAATTTTCATTCTAAACATTAATTTTCGTGCAAATCATTTTTTGGGTCAGCGGCGTCGTAAATCGTAATTCTTTCAACattatgtatgatatataatcAAATTCTGATATAATGCCAGGATCCATGTgagttaatataaattaaaattagtttattaaatgttaaaatgaaaatctttgttatatcaaagttatacTGATATTGAAAAGTAAATTAATcgttataatgaattttaataatatattgatatcgATAGTATCGGTATACCGGGGTCAGACGCTAAAAAACATTTAGATTTGCGCGTTTACCTTGTAGAAATTTTAAGAGTTAAAACtagattaaaataattaattattttacaggGTATCGGATTTAAACTAATCATTAAATCATTGTAAATAAGGGTTTTGAATAACTTGTTTTAcatatatacttatattttatactgtataaatgtataagaaacggaaaaaaaaatactgcaAGTACTTGAGGCACATCTTCTGTAATCTTACGCTGGTTACATACAGCTTCAAGGGATACTCCTGAAGTTACAGAATGAATCATCTTTAGTCACAAAATGGATGTCATTTTTTTAGCTAAAGGtataaatttggaaaattttaatttaaaaaaaaaaatgaacaatttAAGAATTAGTTCACATAAGCATTccacatttatatttattttttttatttattttcatactTTTACGTTATCAatctttcaataaatatacttttttattgatGCACATCtctctttaaaattaaatgcaCATTTCCTTATCTTTCTCTCTGTATAATCTGTATAATGCActctgaaaaagaaaaaatcggttcttattaattttttgtatcacCTTTTACAGATGATGCATACGCATATTCTTGACTCTTGAGGGGTGCATATGTGGAGTCAACTGTAATATGTTAACAAAGAATTTGAAAGTGAGAATTATGATTGGTGGATTTCATTCGTACACTATATCGACgataaaagtaattattttaatcctGGCCACGTTTGGTACTTGGTACCCCAGTTTCAAGTTTCAGTAtctacaaaatataaattacataatcctattgatcctagaaaagTATATACTGTACAAGTATAATGTACTAaagaaaacttattttttatcctGAAGCGGATTTGTCTTACAGACCACTTTTGGGTTGTagtttacataaaaaaaaagtccgACAAACATTTTAGGCcgaattacatttttaaatccGCCCGCATCAATTTTTCGATATATGAAATCACATGACTTTGATATAAAAGAATTCACAGTTCACAGTTCacgtataaaaaaatttacaaaattattatttacgccatataaaaatgaaagctTCTCACCCGcatcattttcaatatttaatgTCACGAGAATCTTATTTGTCCGGCCTCACCGTCGGTATTTTTATTACCGTCGGTATTTCAACGCGCTATAAGCCCTATgacaattttgatttaatgtattaaaattttttaagtctcaatctctttatatatttcattcgtcagaaaaaaagaaaagatttagatttttttttaaaaaaaaaataaatcaaagtTCAATGACTAGTAGAGTATGTAAACCAGAGAATAGTGTTTTCCATTAAAAAaggtttattaaataactgGAAATAATTGATCAAGTTATTATTATCTCTCATAACAGcttaattagaaataaaaacgTTAGATTTGTCGTTGGCTATGAAATCCGCAGCGATGTTGAAGTATCAAAGTTAATGGCCAAGGCATATTGAATTACcaagtttaaaatttgaaaatttttttcgacaACCCGCTACTCTtcattaattcaagaaatggaTTTTCGTTCACGGATAATTTCTTCCAagattcaattattttaattattttctagtaaaaaaaaatgcaagtaATACAGAACATGTATCCAAGCCAATTTTCTCGATTTATTACAGAAATGAAtagttacaattattttaattattttccaaATTATTCCTCTTAAACTTTTCCATTTTAACATGGTGGATCTCCTGTAAAAAATTGACTTCTCTATCATGTTTTTTGAGTAAACCTCATATAATCTTGATCAAGTACGTGATGGAAATAGGAAATACTTATAAGGTATGGTAGATCTAGGAATCGAGATAACCAACTGGAAAATCATCGAGTATCTGTCCATGCAGcataaatattttgacaattttaaaaatgtatcgAACTCGTGTTTCTATATGGAGGTTTAAAACATTGTGGTTTTACCTCTTTATGGAAAATTTCGATATGGAGATACAGATCGATTCAGATGATCAAATGATCGATAATGCATGTCTTGCAGCATCTTTTTTTCACATAAATCTCATTTATCTTCACACGACCTcataactaaattatttttcaagtaGTGAAAGTAGTagaaacgtttcttttttggtCATTTTTAATCTCTAAAAAATGATTGATATGGGAGAATTccaataattgtaataatccGGTGCCAAATCTTTGGGATTCCCAAATGAACAGATTCTAGTTCCGATAGTTTGGCTAAGATCTCTTTACTAGACAGGGGTAGCTTGTCTTAGCCTATGAGTTAAACTAGACTAGTAAAGGTTAATAATATAGATCATGTATCGAGTTTCATGTCAGCATTTTATTCGTTGCTCAAGGAAGACATTTCCAAGTTAACCTTTGAAAGAGGTATTGGACGCTTCGAATTGCTAATTACCCATAGTCCACTTGTCGGTTTTTCTTAAATACGTAGCGTCGGTAGCGAATGTTGACATGATAAAAGATAGGATTTTAAAAGCTTTGGACGTATTGACTAAAAAAGGTGTTCTAGAATAAGAATATACTACCATTTTTGAAGTTGGATTGAGTAGAATACATTTCAGTCCTGAAATAATTATGCTCCATATTGACTAAATCTAAaagcttattaaaaaaaaaatgagtcaAATAGATAATGTTTTGGATAATTTTCCTTGGGTTACcaataaaagttttatattctcttttaagaataaagaaaatatcgAACATATTTTAAGTCGAGTAGATGAAAATCTTGCTATACGTTATTGTTCCATCATTTGGTTCGAGAGATCTTACAATATATGGAGGCTATGGAGGCCTTAGAAATGAAAGTAATTTTTGTAGTAACGGTTATAATTA
This window encodes:
- a CDS encoding erg10 acetyl-CoA C-acetyltransferase, translated to MTQKDVYIAAIARTPLGGFNGSLASLSAVKLGSIAVEAALKKAKIEPNNVQEVFFGNVLSAGLGQNPARQVALGAGIPDNVIATTVNKVCASGMKAVILGTQTIITGNADIVVAGGTESMTNTPYYVPSARFGSKYGDQTLVDGIVKDGLTDVYNNYLMGMAAEECANEYKFSRDEQDDYAISSYQRAQQAFADGVYENEIVPVTVSGGRGKPNKVITQDDEISNLNVDKLRAVRPAFTEKGSVTAPNSSPLSDGAAAIVLISGEKVKELGIKTLAKINGWGDAAQTPSKFTTSPSLAIPKALAHAGNIPISQVDYFEINEAFSVVALANLKLLELSKDKVNVFGGAVAMGHPLGCSGARIICTLISVLQNKNGKTGVASVCNGGGGASAIVISLQ